One genomic region from Cyclopterus lumpus isolate fCycLum1 chromosome 20, fCycLum1.pri, whole genome shotgun sequence encodes:
- the LOC117749282 gene encoding nucleolin 2-like, with protein MGNACCTNERPCGSVEEKSDLLKDDSKVMGPSGETGVVGTCGPVGQDGIRKMPNEADTKVEEAVQVKRSPEAAETEPNNTQENGSLQKEVPQTATPSPSKVSELKENPVGVRDDDVKDRPAHSGPAELMQCTLNSLQKEHATVDWEVFTAATAATEQENPVSEQDETPESSSPTAEAARPEKLAETNTETEHITLDNTHDDDEEEEEAGSKVTMENTVAEPSGEFSQNNEVMSVPNPQLTAAAAETTSVSVSPENDEESPACAVTEDSENGSPSVCKEGGLEVMKSHEVCEAPPGSEPTGLDHSGEERDPANCVREPEPTAPSDASESSKSDREAEPDVECATMSSKEVTSLEDIKQEIEEELMVEGQVKEEDVPKVEEEIKEEAAEEEADTETGKDAEIQEVTGKEEQPAVSVSPDVNAAEASARKEEDSSGDGMGNSEEDLYRGAEELSASQHNKPETTVVKVEDRCSLGPLVEILSYSEREWKGNTAKSALIRKGYKEMSQRFGSVRRVRGDNYCALRATLFQVLSHSAQLPAWLQEQDVNLLLKQLEAQEGLISQWTFPGDRLQGDGTGDATLQLKGYMELLRNQWQAAVDCSSAAERQQLCERVFRGGEEELGLLEALKLLMLGRAVELHGRMTGGGDVPLFCWLLFARDSSDGPRSFLSNHLSHVGLGAGLEQVEMFLLGYALQCTIQVYRLYKADTEEFVTYYPDDHKDDWPSVCLVTEDDRHYNVPVVEAAGERQEPLGSS; from the exons ATGGGGAACGCTTGCTGTACCAATGAGAGACCCTGTGGAAGTGTGGAGGAAAAGAGCGATTTGCTGAAAGATGACTCGAAGGTCATGGGGCCCTCGGGTGAAACCGGTGTGGTGGGCACCTGTGGCCCTGTAGGACAGGATGGCATCAG AAAAATGCCCAATGAGGCCGACACGAAGGTGGAGGAGGCTGTGCAGGTCAAGCGGAGTCCCGAGGCTGCAGAGACGGAGCCCAATAACACTCAGGAGAACGGATCCCTGCAGAAGGAGGTCCCACAAACGGCGACGCCTTCTCCCAGCAAAGTGTCCGAACTGAAAGAAAACCCTGTCGGGGTACGAGACGACGACGTGAAGGACCGTCCTGCACACAGTGGACCAGCTGAACTCATGCAATGCACTTTAAACTCCCTGCAGAAAGAACACGCCACAGTTGATTGGGAGGTTTTTACAGCAGCGACCGCGGCAACAGAACAAGAAAATCCAGTCTCGGAGCAGGACGAGACCCCCGAGAGCAGCTCTCCTACAGCAGAGGCAGCTCGCCCTGAAAAGCTTGCTgagacaaacacagaaacagagcaCATTACACTGGACAATactcatgatgatgatgaggaagaagaagaagcaggatcCAAAGTCACTATGGAAAACACTGTAGCTGAGCCATCAGGGGAGTTTTCTCAAAACAATGAAGTGATGTCTGTGCCAAACCCTCAGCtcactgcagcagctgctgagaCGACGTCCGTCTCTGTCAGTCCGGAGAACGACGAAGAGTCTCCGGCCTG TGCAGTGACGGAGGATTCAGAGAATGGCAGTCCTTCAGTGTGCAAGGAGGGTGGTCTTGAAGTCATGAAGAGCCACGAGGTTTGCGAGGCTCCTCCTGGATCAGAGCCCACGGGACTTGACCACAGTGGCGAGGAACGAGACCCCGCCAACTGTGTCAGGGAGCCGGAGCCCACAGCGCCGTCAGACGCCAGCGAGAG ctcAAAGTCTGACCGGGAGGCCGAGCCAGATGTTGAGTGTGCAACAATGAGCTCTAAGGAGGTCACTTCCTTGGAGGACATCAAACAGGAAATTGAGGAGGAATTGATGGTGGAAGGGCAGGTCAAAGAAGAAGATGTTCCCAAAGTTGAGGAGGAGATTaaggaggaggcggcggaggaggaggcagatACCGAGACTGGTAAAGATGCTGAGATCCAGGAGGTCACGGGAAAAGAGGAGCAGCCGGCAGTGAGCGTGTCCCCTGATGTGAACGCTGCTGAGGCATCTGCCCGAAAGGAGGAAGACTCTTCTGGAGATGGCATGGGGAACAG tgaagAAGATCTTTACAGAGGCGCTGAGGAGCTGTCGGCATCACAACACAATAAACCAGAAACTACAg TTGTAAAGGTGGAGGACCGATGCAGTTTGGGTCCGCTGGTCGAGATTCTGTCTTACAGCGAGCGAGAGTGGAAAGGAAACACCGCCAAAAGTGCCCTCATTAGAAAG GGTTATAAGGAGATGTCCCAGAGGTTTGGCAGCGTGAGGCGAGTGAGGGGCGATAACTACTGCGCCCTCAGAGCCACGCTGTTCCAGGTGCTCTCCCACAGCGCCCAGCTGCCCGCATGGCTGCAGGAGCAGGACGTCAACCTG CTGTTGAAGCAGCTCGAGGCCCAGGAAGGTCTGATTAGCCAGTGGACATTTCCTGGAGACCGCCTGCAGGGAGACGGGACAGGAGACGCCACCCTGCAGCTGAAAGGCTACATGGAGCTTCTTCGAAATCAG TGGCAGGCGGCAGTGGACTGCTCCTCCGCTGCGGAGCGTCAGCAGCTGTGCGAGCGAGTGTTTCGGGGAGGCGAAGAGGAGCTGGGCCTGCTGGAGGCGCTCAAGCTGCTGATGCTGGGCAGAGCGGTGGAGCTGCACGGCCGCATGACGGGCGGCGGAGACGTCCCGCTCTTCTGCTGGCTGCTGTTCGCTCGGGACTCGTCCGACGGCCCGCGCTCGTTCCTCTCCAACCACCTCAGCCACGTGGGCCTCGGCGCCGGGCTGGAGCAG GTGGAGATGTTCCTGCTGGGCTACGCCCTGCAGTGCACCATTCAAGTTTACAGACTGTACAAGGCCGACACGGAGGAGTTCGTCACGTACTACCCGGACGACCACAAGGACGACTGGCCGTCTGTGTGCCTCGTCACGGAGGACGATCGCCACTACAACGTGCCGGTTGTAGAAGCTGCAGGAGAGCGACAGGAGCCGCTCGGCTCCAGCTGA
- the otulina gene encoding OTU deubiquitinase with linear linkage specificity a, whose amino-acid sequence MSWVKAASHSEDVFDENADDLTLQSKEWTSNMKKRVKDGYVDGVEAGEEASLQAGFNRGFREGAAQTVAVGRLKGIVSAVWCWCQAQQPESPLPASVTDLLRRVSRHEDAIVESIRMDLENPPPSVSSVSESMEELEVERADSGCGREGCKEMDCCKKEEDMDVPRQQQKLRCGSTDCSSEGLNDLLKRCVDLVSELQLPEELIGHIQELKDS is encoded by the exons ATGTCTTGGGTTAAAGCCGCTTCTCATAGCGAAGATGTGTTCGACGAGAACGCGGACGACCTCACGCTGCAGAGCAAAGAGTGGACCTCCAACATGAAGAAGCGGGTCAAG GACGGGTACGTAGACGGAGTGGAGGCCGGGGAGGAGGCCTCGCTTCAGGCCGGGTTCAACCGGGGCTTCCGGGAAGGAGCCGCTCAGACTGTCGCTGTGGGCCGACTCAAAGGGATCGTGAG TGCCGTATGGTGCTGGTGCCAGGCCCAACAGCCGGAAAGCCCCCTCCCGGCCTCGGTGACCGACCTCCTGCGGCGTGTTTCACGGCACGAAGACGCAATCGTGGAGAGCATCAGGATGGATTTGGAGAACCCGCCTCCCAGCGTGAGCTCCGTCTCCGAGAGcatggaggagctggaggtggagcGGGCCGATTCAGGCTGCGGAAGAGAGGGATGTAAAGAAATGGACTGCTGCAAGAAGGAAGAAGACATGGACGTTCCTCGGCAGCAGCAAAAGCTCCGTTGTGGGTCCACTGACTGCTCGAGTGAAGGCCTGAACGACCTCCTGAAGCGCTGCGTGGATCTGGTGTCGGAGCTCCAACTCCCGGAGGAGCTGATCGGTCACATACAGGAGCTGAAGGACTCGTAG